In Streptomyces hawaiiensis, one genomic interval encodes:
- a CDS encoding multicopper oxidase domain-containing protein, translating to MDRRSFNRRVLLGGAAVATSLSVAPEAVSAAGPAKTAPAGGEVKRMKLYAEKLPDGQMGYALEKGRASIPGPLIELNEGDTLHVEFENTMDVAVSLHVHGLDYEITSDGTKLNRSHVEPGGTRTYTWRTHAPGRRGDGTWRSGSAGYWHYHDHVVGTEHGTQGLQKGLFGPVIVRRKGDVLPDRTHTVVFNDMRINNKPPHSGPNFEATVGDRVEFIVITHGEFYHTFHMHGHRWADNRTGMLTGPDDPSQVIDNKITGPADSFGFQVIAGEGVGAGAWMYHCHVQSHSDMGMVGLFLVKKPDGTIPGYEPHEHGEEPPGGGHEH from the coding sequence ATGGACAGACGCAGCTTCAACCGGCGGGTCCTGCTGGGCGGCGCGGCCGTCGCGACATCGTTGTCCGTGGCGCCGGAGGCCGTGAGCGCCGCCGGACCGGCGAAGACGGCACCCGCCGGGGGCGAGGTGAAGCGCATGAAGCTGTACGCCGAAAAGCTCCCCGACGGGCAGATGGGCTACGCACTGGAGAAGGGCAGGGCGAGCATCCCGGGCCCGCTGATCGAACTCAATGAGGGCGACACACTCCACGTCGAGTTCGAGAACACCATGGACGTGGCGGTGAGCCTGCACGTCCACGGCCTGGACTACGAGATCACCAGCGACGGCACGAAACTGAACCGCAGTCATGTCGAGCCGGGCGGCACCCGCACCTACACCTGGCGCACCCACGCCCCCGGCCGCCGGGGGGACGGCACCTGGCGCTCGGGCAGTGCGGGCTACTGGCACTACCACGACCACGTCGTCGGCACCGAGCACGGTACGCAGGGTCTGCAGAAGGGCCTCTTCGGCCCGGTCATCGTCCGCCGCAAGGGCGACGTCCTGCCGGACCGGACGCACACGGTCGTCTTCAACGACATGCGCATCAACAACAAACCGCCGCACTCCGGGCCGAATTTCGAGGCCACGGTGGGTGATCGCGTCGAGTTCATCGTGATCACGCACGGCGAGTTCTACCACACCTTCCACATGCACGGTCACCGCTGGGCGGACAACCGCACCGGCATGCTGACCGGCCCCGATGACCCCAGCCAGGTCATCGACAACAAGATCACGGGTCCGGCCGACTCGTTCGGCTTCCAGGTGATCGCGGGGGAGGGGGTCGGCGCCGGCGCGTGGATGTACCACTGCCACGTCCAGAGCCACTCCGACATGGGGATGGTCGGCCTGTTCCTGGTGAAGAAGCCGGACGGGACCATTCCGGGGTATGAGCCGCACGAGCACGGGGAGGAGCCGCCGGGCGGCGGCCACGAGCACTGA
- a CDS encoding LacI family DNA-binding transcriptional regulator gives MTDTAPRPTLEAVAARAGVSRATVSRVVNGGDGVRDILVERVRKAVDELGYVPNQAARSLVTRRHDAVAVVVAEPETRVFADPFFALQLRGISKELTAHDNQLVLLLTEGRDDHARVGRYLAGGHVDGALVFSLHLDDPLPELIQRAGIPTVFGGRPGWSGERRAVLYVDSDNRGGARDAVRHLAGLGRTRIAHITGALDQTSAADRLDGYRDVMVDADPRLIAEADFTPAGGERAMRELLERCPDVDAVFAANDLMASGALRVLRESGRRVPDDVAVIGFDDMQPVAEQTDPPLTTVRQDIEEMGRLMARLLLRGLDRDAPREGVAATPSSVVLPTTLVRRGSA, from the coding sequence GTGACCGACACAGCGCCGCGTCCCACGCTGGAGGCCGTGGCCGCCCGGGCCGGTGTCTCGCGGGCCACCGTGTCCCGCGTGGTCAACGGCGGGGACGGGGTGCGGGACATCCTCGTGGAGCGGGTCCGCAAGGCCGTGGACGAGCTCGGGTACGTGCCCAACCAGGCCGCCCGGTCCCTGGTCACCCGGCGGCACGACGCGGTCGCGGTCGTCGTCGCCGAACCGGAGACACGGGTCTTCGCCGACCCGTTCTTCGCGCTCCAGCTGCGCGGCATCAGCAAGGAGCTCACCGCCCACGACAACCAGCTCGTACTGCTGCTCACCGAGGGCCGGGACGACCACGCCCGGGTCGGCCGGTACCTCGCCGGTGGACATGTCGACGGCGCCCTCGTCTTCTCCCTGCATCTCGACGACCCGCTGCCGGAGCTGATCCAGCGGGCCGGCATTCCCACCGTCTTCGGCGGGCGGCCCGGCTGGAGCGGCGAGAGGCGCGCGGTGCTCTACGTCGACAGCGACAACCGCGGCGGCGCCCGCGACGCCGTCCGTCACCTGGCCGGCCTCGGCCGCACCCGGATCGCGCACATCACCGGGGCCCTCGACCAGACCTCCGCCGCGGACCGCCTCGACGGCTACCGGGACGTCATGGTGGACGCCGACCCGCGACTGATCGCCGAGGCCGACTTCACCCCGGCGGGCGGCGAACGGGCGATGCGCGAGCTTCTGGAGCGCTGCCCGGACGTGGACGCGGTGTTCGCCGCCAACGACCTCATGGCCTCCGGCGCGCTGCGCGTCCTGCGCGAGTCCGGCCGCCGGGTCCCCGACGACGTCGCCGTGATCGGCTTCGACGACATGCAGCCCGTCGCGGAACAGACCGACCCGCCGCTCACGACGGTCCGTCAGGACATCGAGGAGATGGGCCGCCTGATGGCCCGCCTGCTGCTGCGCGGCCTCGACCGGGACGCCCCGCGGGAGGGCGTCGCGGCGACGCCGTCCAGCGTGGTGCTCCCGACGACGCTGGTACGGCGCGGGTCCGCTTAG
- a CDS encoding VOC family protein, producing the protein MLTTRYVTGAPNWIDLGTPDIDDAAAFYGGLFDWRFQPGGPEVGGYGLFQLGGRTTAGGMRTTPEQGPPSWTVYFQTPDADATARAAEQARGSVAVQPMDVQDLGRMAILADRAGVPFGLWQPGRNKGLEVVQEPGSLCWVELYTADVPAAAAFYHSVLGLETFGADFAGGGAYTTFNPAGESEDAMFGGVVPLAGDPGEEEAYWLPYFEVADTDATVARAEELGGTVRLPATDVPSVGRLAKLADPHGARFAVIRSEPQQG; encoded by the coding sequence ATGCTCACCACCCGTTATGTCACCGGCGCTCCGAACTGGATCGATCTCGGCACCCCCGACATCGACGACGCCGCCGCCTTCTACGGCGGGCTGTTCGACTGGCGGTTCCAGCCGGGCGGCCCGGAGGTCGGAGGGTACGGCCTGTTCCAGCTCGGCGGCAGGACGACCGCCGGGGGCATGCGGACCACGCCGGAGCAGGGCCCGCCGTCCTGGACGGTGTATTTCCAGACGCCGGACGCGGACGCCACGGCGCGGGCGGCCGAGCAGGCGCGCGGCTCGGTGGCGGTGCAGCCGATGGACGTCCAGGACCTGGGCCGGATGGCGATCCTCGCCGACCGGGCCGGGGTGCCCTTCGGTCTGTGGCAGCCGGGCCGCAACAAGGGCCTGGAGGTGGTCCAGGAGCCCGGCTCGCTGTGCTGGGTCGAGCTGTACACGGCGGACGTCCCGGCCGCGGCGGCCTTCTACCACTCGGTGCTCGGTCTGGAGACCTTCGGCGCCGACTTCGCCGGCGGCGGCGCGTACACGACGTTCAACCCCGCCGGGGAGAGCGAGGACGCCATGTTCGGCGGTGTCGTGCCCCTGGCCGGCGACCCGGGGGAGGAGGAGGCGTACTGGCTGCCGTACTTCGAGGTCGCCGACACGGACGCCACCGTCGCCAGGGCCGAGGAGCTGGGCGGCACGGTCCGCCTCCCCGCCACGGACGTCCCGTCCGTCGGCCGCCTGGCCAAACTCGCCGACCCGCACGGCGCCCGCTTCGCGGTGATCCGCAGCGAGCCGCAACAGGGCTGA
- a CDS encoding WhiB family transcriptional regulator: MHIDTITSPELDWQQEALCAQTGADFFFPEPGSSVREAKRICGMCPIRAACLEYALDNDERFGVWGGLSEKERLELRRVSR, encoded by the coding sequence ATGCACATCGACACGATCACCTCGCCCGAACTCGACTGGCAGCAAGAGGCGTTGTGCGCGCAGACGGGTGCCGACTTCTTCTTCCCCGAGCCGGGCAGTTCGGTACGGGAGGCGAAGCGGATCTGCGGCATGTGCCCGATCCGCGCGGCCTGCCTCGAATACGCGCTGGACAACGACGAGCGCTTCGGTGTCTGGGGCGGTCTCTCGGAGAAGGAGCGGCTGGAACTGCGACGGGTGTCGCGGTAG
- a CDS encoding acyl-ACP desaturase, with protein MTITTPHLGNPAGAWTDAQLLYALEEVVEKELNRHLNVAKDWMPHEYVPWSDGRNFPGLFEDGEAWEKKQSKVTEIGRIALVVNLLTEDNLPSYHHEIASLFGRDGAWGTWVHRWTAEEGRHGIVMRDYLLTSRAVDPDQLEEFRMSHMSEGFESDNRHSMLHSVAYVAFQELATRVSHRNTGHQSGDPVCDRMLARIATDENLHMVFYRNLLKAAFELAPDLTMQAVRDVIVNFRMPGHGMPGFERAAAQMAIGEIYNMRIHHDDVLQPVLRFLRVLEIDGLGPEGRKAQEELGLFMGGLDSEASKFDEKLAARKARMAARAGA; from the coding sequence ATGACGATCACCACTCCCCACCTCGGCAACCCGGCCGGCGCCTGGACCGACGCTCAGCTGCTGTACGCCCTGGAGGAAGTGGTCGAGAAGGAACTCAACCGGCATCTGAACGTCGCCAAGGACTGGATGCCGCACGAGTACGTGCCGTGGAGCGACGGGCGCAACTTCCCCGGTCTCTTCGAGGACGGCGAGGCCTGGGAGAAGAAGCAGTCCAAGGTCACCGAGATCGGCCGCATCGCGCTTGTCGTCAACCTTCTGACCGAGGACAACCTGCCCAGCTACCACCACGAGATCGCCTCGCTGTTCGGCCGTGACGGCGCCTGGGGCACCTGGGTGCACCGCTGGACCGCGGAGGAGGGCCGGCACGGCATCGTGATGCGCGACTACCTGCTCACCTCGCGCGCGGTGGACCCGGACCAGCTCGAAGAGTTCCGGATGTCCCACATGAGTGAGGGCTTCGAGTCGGACAACCGGCACTCGATGCTGCACTCGGTCGCCTACGTCGCCTTCCAGGAGCTCGCGACCCGCGTCTCGCACCGCAACACCGGCCACCAGTCCGGGGACCCGGTCTGCGACCGCATGCTGGCGCGCATCGCCACCGACGAGAACCTGCACATGGTCTTCTACCGGAACCTGCTGAAGGCGGCCTTCGAGCTGGCGCCCGACCTGACGATGCAGGCGGTGCGCGACGTCATCGTGAACTTCCGGATGCCCGGCCACGGCATGCCCGGCTTCGAGCGGGCCGCCGCGCAGATGGCGATCGGCGAGATCTACAACATGCGCATCCACCACGACGACGTGCTCCAGCCCGTGCTGCGCTTCCTGAGGGTCTTGGAGATCGACGGCCTGGGCCCCGAGGGCCGCAAGGCGCAGGAGGAGCTGGGCCTGTTCATGGGCGGCCTGGACTCCGAGGCGTCGAAGTTCGACGAGAAGCTGGCCGCCCGCAAGGCCCGTATGGCGGCCCGGGCCGGCGCCTGA
- the ddaH gene encoding dimethylargininase, with protein sequence MPSKKALVRRPSPRLAEGLVTHIEREKVDADLAVEQWEAYVDALRTHGWETIEVDPADDCPDSVFVEDTVVMYRNVALIARPGADSRRAETAGVEEAVAGLGCSVNWIWEPGTLEGGDVLKIGDTVYVGRGGRTNAAGVQQLRAAFEPLGARVVSVPVSKVLHLKSAVTALPDGTVIGHIPKMDTPSLFARFLPVPEEAGSHVVLLGGAKLLMAASAPKTAELFADLGYEPVVVDISEFEKLEGCVTCLSVRLRELYA encoded by the coding sequence TGTCCGCCGCCCCAGCCCGCGTCTCGCCGAAGGGCTGGTGACGCACATCGAGCGGGAGAAGGTCGACGCCGACCTCGCCGTCGAGCAGTGGGAGGCGTACGTGGACGCGTTGCGCACGCACGGCTGGGAGACCATCGAGGTGGACCCCGCCGACGACTGCCCTGACTCGGTGTTCGTCGAGGACACGGTCGTGATGTACCGGAACGTCGCGCTGATCGCCCGCCCGGGCGCCGACTCCCGGCGTGCGGAGACCGCCGGGGTCGAGGAGGCCGTGGCCGGTCTGGGCTGCTCGGTGAACTGGATCTGGGAGCCGGGCACACTGGAGGGCGGTGACGTACTGAAGATCGGCGACACCGTCTACGTGGGCCGGGGCGGCCGCACCAACGCCGCCGGCGTCCAGCAGCTGCGCGCCGCGTTCGAGCCGCTCGGCGCGCGGGTCGTCTCCGTCCCTGTGAGCAAGGTGCTGCATCTGAAGTCGGCGGTCACGGCGCTGCCGGACGGTACGGTCATCGGACACATCCCCAAGATGGACACGCCCTCGCTGTTCGCGCGCTTCCTGCCGGTCCCGGAGGAGGCGGGGTCGCACGTCGTCCTGCTCGGCGGCGCCAAGCTGCTGATGGCGGCGAGCGCGCCGAAGACCGCCGAGCTCTTCGCCGACCTCGGGTACGAACCGGTCGTCGTGGACATCAGCGAGTTCGAGAAGCTCGAGGGATGTGTGACGTGCCTCTCGGTGCGGCTGCGGGAGCTGTACGCCTGA